The genomic DNA TAAAGATGCGAAGGAGGTTGAACTCCTCGAATCCGAGCGCGCGATAACTGGCTTTGGATTCATCGCCGATGCACAGGCCGGCCGCACCCGCCGGGGCGCAGAACGCGTCGGCTTTTGCTTGCGAGCCGATGGTGATGAAGCGTACGCTTACACCCAGAGCGGCGAAGTTCGGTCGGAGCTCGCGCAACTGCGCGAGCGGCTCAGCAAAGAACGTTCAACCAACGTGCCGGAGCCAGACGACGAGCGCCGGGCGCGGGGTGCCGAGCGCCGCGACGGCGGGCGGGATAGGCTGGCCGGTACGGACGGGTGCGGCATCGATCATGGCGCCGGTTTTCTGCACCGGAACGAGGCGCGCCTAGAGATCTAGCTTGCAGGAAAAGTCGCTATATTAAAAATATCAATGTTTTGATGAGCACCTATCAGGCCCCATTGCGCGACATGCAGTTCGTGCTGCGCGAGCTCGCCGGTATCGACGAGGTGGCGAAGATCGCGGGATTCGAGGAGACGACCGAGGTTCTGGAGTCGATCCTCGAGGAAGCCGGTGCCTTCGCAAGCGGCGTGCTCGATCCGCTCAACCGGGTCTCGGATACCGAGGGCTGCACGTGGAAGGACGGCGAGGTCACCACGCCCACCGGTTTCAAGGCTGCCTACAAGCAGTTCGCGGACGCCGGGTGGATCGGTCTGCCCGTCGGGGCGGAGTACGGCGGCCAAGGGCTTCCCCAACTGCTGCTGGGGCCGACTCTCGAGATGTGGAATGCCGCGAACATTGGCTTCGCGAACGGTCCGTTGCTCAATCAGGGCGCGATCGAAGCGATCGAACTCTGCGGCTCCGAAGAGCAAAAGAAGCGCTACATCCCCAAGCTCGTCTCCGGGGTGTGGACCGGCACGATGTGCTTGACCGAGCCGCAAGCCGGATCGGACCTCGCGGCGGTACGCACCAAGGCGGTTCCCGAGGGCGATCGGTACCGAGTGACCGGTTCGAAGATCTTCATTACCTTCGGCGAGCACGACCTCGCGCAAAATATCGTTCACCTCGTTCTCGCGCGGCTGCCCGACGCTCCCGAAGGCACGAAAGGTATCTCGCTCTTCATCGTTCCGAAGTTTTTGGTTAACGACGACGGATCGATCGGCGAACGCAACGACGTCGTGTGCGCCGGAATCGAACACAAACTCGGCATCAACGGCAATCCTACGTGCACGATGAACTACGGCGACGCGGGCAGCGGGGCGATCGGCTATCTCGTCGGCGAACCCAATCGCGGTCTCGAGTACATGTTCGTCATGATGAACGCCGCGCGTTTCAGCGTCGGCGTGCAGGGGTTGGCCGTTGCGGATCGCGCCTATCAGAGCGCCCTCACGTACGCGAAAGAACGGGTCCAGAGTCGCGATGCCGCATCGCGCAATCCGGCAGCCGTTCGCATTATCGAACATCCCGACGTGCGCCGCATGTTGATGACGATGAAAGCGCAGATCGAGGCGATGCGCGCGCTTTCCTACGTTACCGCCGCGTCGCTTGACTTCGCGCATCGCCACCCCGACGAGAAGGTTCGCAAAGAGTCGAAGGCGTTTATCGAGCTGATGATTCCGGTCGTCAAGGGCTGGTGTACGGAGACCGCGCAAGAGGTGTGTTCGACGGCGCTGCAAGTTTTCGGCGGTATGGGCTACGTTGAAGAGACCGGCATCGCGCAACAGTATCGCGACGTGCGCATCACGACGATCTACGAAGGCACGACGGGCATCCAGGCGCTCGACCTGGTGGGGCGCAAAGTGATTCGCGACATGGGCGCGACCGCGACGACCACGATCAAAGCGATGCAGCGATTCGCCGAAGAGCTCGCCGGCAGCGACGACGCGGCGCTCAAAGCCATCGCGGGGCCGTTGGCAAAAGGCATCGCAACGCTCGCCGAAACCTCGCAATGGATCGGCATGAATGCGATGGGCGATCTGCATACGGCATTCGCGTGCAGCGTCCCTTACCTGAAACTTTGGGGGGTGGTCGCGGGCGGGTGGCAAATGGCGCGCGCCGCGCAGGCGGCCTCGAAACGGCTCGCCGCCGGTACGGCCGATCGCGACTTCTACGCCGCGAAACTCACGACGGCGAAGTTCTACACGACGCACGTTCTCAGCCAAGGAGCCTGGCTTAAGCGCCAGATCATCGACGGTTCGGGCGACGTAATGACGCTGCCGGAGAACGCGTTCGATCTCGACCGCAAGGCTGCGGTCCCCGCCTAAGATGGCGCAGCCGCGCATCGAGGACCGGGGCTCGGTTCGCATCGTCACGCTCGATAATCCACCGGTCAACGCCCTCTCGTTTGCATTCTCCGCGCTGTTGCTGGCCGCAATCGACGCCGCCGAGGCGGCGGCCTCGGTGAAAGCGGTGGTCTTCATCGGTGCGAACGGGCTTTTCAGCGGCGGTGCGGACGTCAACGACTTCGCGACCGAGCCGACGCCCGAAACGAAAACCGTTCGCGACGCGATCGCCGCGATCGAGCGCGGTACCAAGACGTACGTCGCGGCGATTGGCGGAACGGCGATGGGCGGCGGCCTCGAACTCGCGCTCGCGTGCGACTATCGCATTGCGTCGCCGGACGCGAAGGTCGGCCTGCCGGAGATCAAACTCGGGCTCCTGCCCGGCGCGGGCGGCACGCAGCGGTTGCCGCGATTGATCGGCGCGCAAGCCGCCTTGGAGCTTATGCTCAAGGGCGAGAGTCTCAAGGCCGGCGCCGCGAAGGAGCGGGGCATTCTCGACGACGTCGTCGACGGCGATCTGCTCGAGACGATCCTCGCGCGGCTCGCGAGCGGCGAGCTGCTCGAAAAACGACGCGTTTCCGCGCGAAAACCCACGATCGCGAAGAACATTCCAAATGCGGCGCTGCCGTACGTCGTCGCGCAGGCGCACAAGATGGTGCCGCCCGAGGAGAACGGCGGATTCGCCGCCCACAAACTGATCGATGCGGTCGAAGCCGCGCTGGAACTTCCATTCGAACGCGGCCTGGCTCGTGAAGCGCGGCTCTTCGAAGAGCTGGTGCGTTCGGCACCCTCGGCGGCGCTGCGTCACATTTTTTTCGCCGAACGCGAACTGGCGAAGATACCCGGGCTCGACGGTGCGGTCGCGCGCGCGATCGAAAAAGCCGGAGTCGTCGGTGCGGGAACGATGGGGACGGGCATCGCGATCGCATTCGCACAGGCGGGCATTCCGGTAACGGTGATCGAGCCGGCCGACGAGCAAGTCGAGCGCGCGAAACAGATGGTCTTCGGCATGTTCATGCATCAGGTGCAGAAGGGCCGCATGTCGCAAGAGCGGGCCTGGCAACTCGCGCAGTCGATTGCCTTTACCGACGACTACGGCGCGCTTGCCGATGCCGACGTGGTCGTAGAAGCCGTTTTTGAAGAGATGAACGTGAAGAAGGCGGTCTTCGAAAAACTCGACGGCATCGTCAAACCCGAGGGGATTCTGGCCTCGAATACGTCGACGCTCGACATCGACGAGATGGCGTCGGTCACCAAACG from Candidatus Baltobacteraceae bacterium includes the following:
- a CDS encoding 3-hydroxyacyl-CoA dehydrogenase NAD-binding domain-containing protein, whose protein sequence is MAQPRIEDRGSVRIVTLDNPPVNALSFAFSALLLAAIDAAEAAASVKAVVFIGANGLFSGGADVNDFATEPTPETKTVRDAIAAIERGTKTYVAAIGGTAMGGGLELALACDYRIASPDAKVGLPEIKLGLLPGAGGTQRLPRLIGAQAALELMLKGESLKAGAAKERGILDDVVDGDLLETILARLASGELLEKRRVSARKPTIAKNIPNAALPYVVAQAHKMVPPEENGGFAAHKLIDAVEAALELPFERGLAREARLFEELVRSAPSAALRHIFFAERELAKIPGLDGAVARAIEKAGVVGAGTMGTGIAIAFAQAGIPVTVIEPADEQVERAKQMVFGMFMHQVQKGRMSQERAWQLAQSIAFTDDYGALADADVVVEAVFEEMNVKKAVFEKLDGIVKPEGILASNTSTLDIDEMASVTKRPERFVGLHFFAPANIMKLLEIVRGAKTSPDTIASAFALGKKLRKVCVLSANAFGFIGNRMLFDYAREAVRFAEEGVSPQRVDDAMKRFGFPMGPFAMFDLSGIDVMWHIARARPEMAAGRTGIVDRLVEMKRLGQKTGAGFYRYDKAVGKGREPIADPAIVALFAEEAQKAGIAQNAEASDEHIAARLTGALIARGTQLLEDNIALRPGDIDIAYVYGYGFPPHHGGPMWYAGELGAAREKELARA
- a CDS encoding acyl-CoA dehydrogenase C-terminal domain-containing protein, whose product is MSTYQAPLRDMQFVLRELAGIDEVAKIAGFEETTEVLESILEEAGAFASGVLDPLNRVSDTEGCTWKDGEVTTPTGFKAAYKQFADAGWIGLPVGAEYGGQGLPQLLLGPTLEMWNAANIGFANGPLLNQGAIEAIELCGSEEQKKRYIPKLVSGVWTGTMCLTEPQAGSDLAAVRTKAVPEGDRYRVTGSKIFITFGEHDLAQNIVHLVLARLPDAPEGTKGISLFIVPKFLVNDDGSIGERNDVVCAGIEHKLGINGNPTCTMNYGDAGSGAIGYLVGEPNRGLEYMFVMMNAARFSVGVQGLAVADRAYQSALTYAKERVQSRDAASRNPAAVRIIEHPDVRRMLMTMKAQIEAMRALSYVTAASLDFAHRHPDEKVRKESKAFIELMIPVVKGWCTETAQEVCSTALQVFGGMGYVEETGIAQQYRDVRITTIYEGTTGIQALDLVGRKVIRDMGATATTTIKAMQRFAEELAGSDDAALKAIAGPLAKGIATLAETSQWIGMNAMGDLHTAFACSVPYLKLWGVVAGGWQMARAAQAASKRLAAGTADRDFYAAKLTTAKFYTTHVLSQGAWLKRQIIDGSGDVMTLPENAFDLDRKAAVPA